A window of Streptomyces subrutilus contains these coding sequences:
- a CDS encoding right-handed parallel beta-helix repeat-containing protein: protein MNNEGTSNCTDTGAGSQAVPFCTISAAAKIVKPGQTVRIKTWGHYDENVVIDRSGEPGKPITFTADTEDFSSAAYLEFGRSLTISGASHVAVRGLHSYGGVDVRRSTDVELDRVYVSNGASAGLVIGEGSVGVRAVRSRLLGVRVEGGARGTVLSRNQLDIGFERGVDVIDAPETAVTNNTLVSGCGTTISVRGAASSGSAVFNNVLFTWPTDCASAEPRKGIEVAASATAGTRADYNLITGPELKSTPYTWGGTGYQTPAAFAAATGQGAHDILAPDYSKVGAKDGSPTIDSGDPTAPGVLPTDTYGRPTADDPRVANTGKDGGYIDRGAFETQDVLKGVTLSIDPAWAPAGTTVKATAVPDGRWPTGLTYHYDFGDGTAPVVTKATTAEHVYSSPCACVAKVTAVNGVGEKVSSFDQPAKVTAPGPLTTAFTVTPLLPTSSDPFTRRAPLTVSVDTDDTAAPWPVTSTDVDFGDGTQGHIDNLGDLEHTYKMPGTYDVTVTMQDAKGAKSTAKRSVKVDYTPSGYVATEPFRLLDTRTTNTPVQGGTATLVTLPAGPAVPGHRLSGGMAVAVLNVTVTGATEDTHLSVWPSGQPRPVTSNVNIKAGGTSSNTVTVPIGAYGTVSAQLNSGRAALIVDFVGYYQPNVGQRFSPVTPTRVVDTRTTGGALGGGQTRTVKVAGVNGIPADATAVALNLTGTGATEQAHVIAYPDPAKRPTTSNLNVEPGKDKSNQAIVPVGPNGTITLFTNSGSTHLVVDAVGYYGKDGNALFTPVVPKRLADTRTTGKVAPGATTTVSGLPANAIGAALNVTATESIAPGFLTVHAFGTPRTSASSLNTLPGLTVPNHVMTPVADGKVSVFNSWGGSNHVITDLLGYFTQS, encoded by the coding sequence GTGAACAATGAGGGCACCTCGAACTGCACCGACACGGGGGCCGGTTCGCAGGCGGTTCCCTTCTGCACGATTTCGGCGGCAGCGAAGATCGTCAAGCCCGGTCAGACCGTGCGGATCAAGACGTGGGGGCATTATGACGAGAACGTCGTCATCGACCGGTCCGGGGAGCCGGGCAAGCCGATCACCTTCACCGCCGACACGGAGGACTTCTCCTCAGCGGCGTACCTGGAGTTCGGCAGGAGCCTGACCATCAGTGGCGCCTCCCATGTGGCGGTGCGAGGGTTGCACAGCTATGGCGGCGTTGACGTCCGCCGCTCGACGGATGTCGAGCTGGACCGGGTCTACGTCTCGAACGGCGCCTCGGCCGGGCTGGTGATCGGCGAGGGAAGTGTGGGCGTGCGAGCCGTCCGGAGCCGTCTACTCGGTGTCCGTGTCGAGGGCGGAGCGCGGGGCACCGTGCTCAGCCGAAACCAGCTCGACATCGGTTTCGAGAGGGGTGTCGACGTGATCGACGCCCCGGAAACCGCCGTCACCAACAACACACTCGTCAGCGGTTGCGGTACGACCATCTCGGTCCGTGGCGCCGCCTCGTCCGGTTCCGCAGTTTTCAACAACGTGCTCTTCACCTGGCCCACTGACTGCGCATCCGCCGAACCCCGCAAGGGCATCGAAGTGGCGGCGAGCGCGACGGCGGGTACCCGCGCTGACTACAACCTGATCACCGGGCCCGAGCTCAAGTCGACTCCCTACACGTGGGGCGGTACCGGTTACCAGACCCCGGCGGCGTTCGCGGCCGCCACAGGACAGGGCGCGCACGACATCCTGGCCCCGGACTACAGCAAGGTGGGGGCGAAGGACGGGTCTCCCACCATCGACTCCGGCGACCCGACGGCACCGGGCGTACTGCCCACCGACACCTATGGGAGGCCGACGGCGGACGATCCGCGCGTGGCCAACACGGGCAAGGACGGCGGTTACATCGACCGCGGTGCCTTCGAGACCCAGGACGTCCTGAAGGGCGTCACGCTGAGCATCGATCCGGCGTGGGCTCCCGCCGGCACCACGGTGAAGGCGACGGCCGTTCCGGACGGCCGCTGGCCCACGGGGCTCACCTACCACTACGACTTCGGCGACGGCACGGCCCCGGTCGTCACCAAGGCGACCACCGCCGAGCACGTCTACAGCTCGCCGTGCGCCTGCGTGGCCAAAGTGACGGCGGTCAACGGTGTCGGAGAGAAGGTCTCCTCCTTCGACCAGCCGGCCAAGGTGACCGCGCCTGGTCCGCTGACCACGGCTTTCACTGTCACACCCCTCCTGCCGACCTCCTCCGACCCGTTCACCCGCCGTGCTCCGCTGACCGTCTCCGTCGACACCGACGACACCGCGGCTCCGTGGCCGGTGACGAGCACGGACGTGGACTTCGGTGACGGCACCCAAGGACACATCGACAACCTGGGCGACCTCGAGCACACCTACAAGATGCCCGGCACCTACGACGTGACCGTCACCATGCAGGACGCCAAGGGCGCGAAGTCCACGGCCAAGCGCAGCGTGAAGGTCGACTACACCCCGTCGGGCTACGTGGCGACCGAACCGTTCCGCCTGCTGGACACCCGTACCACCAACACGCCCGTCCAGGGCGGGACGGCCACCCTTGTGACCCTGCCCGCCGGTCCCGCCGTACCGGGTCACCGGCTTTCCGGAGGCATGGCGGTGGCGGTCCTCAACGTGACTGTCACCGGTGCCACCGAGGACACCCACCTCAGCGTCTGGCCCTCGGGCCAGCCGCGCCCGGTCACCTCGAACGTCAACATCAAGGCGGGCGGCACCTCCTCCAACACCGTCACCGTCCCGATCGGCGCCTACGGCACGGTCTCCGCGCAGCTCAACTCCGGCAGGGCCGCGCTCATCGTCGACTTCGTCGGCTACTACCAGCCCAACGTCGGGCAGCGCTTCAGCCCGGTCACCCCGACCCGCGTCGTCGACACCCGCACGACCGGTGGCGCGCTGGGCGGCGGCCAGACCCGCACGGTCAAGGTCGCCGGTGTGAACGGCATCCCGGCCGACGCCACGGCGGTTGCCCTGAACCTGACCGGTACCGGTGCGACCGAGCAGGCGCACGTCATCGCCTACCCGGACCCGGCGAAGCGCCCGACGACCTCGAACCTGAACGTGGAGCCGGGCAAGGACAAATCCAACCAGGCGATCGTCCCGGTCGGGCCGAACGGCACCATCACCCTGTTCACCAACTCCGGTTCCACCCACCTGGTCGTCGACGCCGTCGGCTACTACGGCAAGGACGGCAACGCTTTGTTCACCCCGGTGGTGCCCAAGCGCCTGGCCGACACCCGCACCACGGGCAAGGTCGCCCCAGGCGCCACGACCACGGTGAGCGGCCTGCCGGCCAACGCCATCGGTGCGGCCCTGAACGTGACCGCGACCGAGTCCATCGCCCCCGGCTTCCTGACCGTCCACGCGTTCGGCACTCCGCGCACGAGCGCAAGCAGCCTCAACACCCTGCCGGGTCTCACCGTCCCGAACCACGTCATGACCCCAGTCGCAGACGGCAAGGTCAGCGTCTTCAACAGCTGGGGCGGCAGCAACCACGTGATCACCGACCTGCTCGGCTACTTCACCCAGAGCTAG
- a CDS encoding LamG domain-containing protein — protein sequence MRPVRRPVALAGLVVLALTVTTIGATPASAAHAGAAPTAQTPPERPTTERERAENTALAEAKRTGKPVPVPLATTETDTLVANPDGSLGLTRSVAPLRIKRDGTWADLDATLVKAADGTLRPKATVSGLTLSGGGTTPLAMLDQDGKQLVLSWPEPLPAPVLDGASAVYREVVPGTDLKVTADEGGGISQILVVKSAEAAKHPKLAKLTTGLKGQGVTVSADANGNLKATDTSGRTVFHAPTPTMWDSTAPAPVPLAKPSSTTAAFSQTAIGSESMDDEPVKSLSDSDGPGDSAKVIRLQADLGKDSLALTPDQSFLADPSTAYPVYIDPAWTPDSRGTQHWAWVQEAYPDTVSYDDYSDTYDPGVGYQRWRTRTGLERYYVQLDTGDLGDKSIKKASFNATQSYAADATCSNSYNVDLHSTTDLLTDISWNRQPRDWEVLRTTSMNSAGGSGCPGSTTRGEWDVRDHLAGNAWRGNVTYALFASNESKTSGNNSFKRFTRDKSKLPFFYIEYNRRPYDPWELNTSPAPQNPNGNGCGWVGATNYAGLTIGAWIGDPDGQVNDAIFEVVDTAGGTVAYSSGWIGAANGTHWVSAHPTNLADGRTYSWRVTGGDGDMMSANWVSGCTFSLDTQPPSVPVVTSGEYPPSGTLPGSTKHIGQPGTFKVKATDALSGVLYYEWAFNSAIPVGGATRVNAAADGSAAIPLTPTTWGTNVLRVQSVDRAGNRSQQQTYTFYVPDNPNAKTTLGDITGDERVDFVAPTANGDLVVYPTAIDPAAGGVIASNVANSPGGKGWGSGTLTTHRGGNGIRIDDLWTYRDGQLKLYRNSLTQGGLAANGGLYYHASKALTVQRPYVDDCTVAATGQPCGSEYAENWTRVKQILAVGDALPEAGATPRNDLLTVENDGTNSSLVLLQGTSADGELRDPVVLVLSPSGWDNLTLIAPGDATGDGLPDLWARDNTTGDIYQYANIAGNPAALGDHTKRTKIGSGVKAATHPVIGSSGDTSADGIADLWALDSLHRLRTWDGVATSGKVTGFRSGHTMGDARISTAHWKLNEGSGSTAVDLRGSNNATLSATGATRGDDTVAGATTKVVALNGTSGTVTATKPGVDTTRSFTVSAWAKSALPTGVVLSQDGAHSSDFMLWHDQDGTWRFAMSKRDDAGWDYDQTIVMNDAVKAQLNVWTQLTATYDDRTGLIALYVNGTLAGTGHHTKANTWNATGPLVMGRYKTASKPAAYFKGSISNVSVYNHSTVPSATSTTLVSAVSSTKCVDDDFGRTDEGTRIQIWDCNTTPGTSQLFNIRENGEMRVVGKCVTATGGGTANRTLIQLNTCNSAGSQQWLPTATHGFYNPQSGRCLDLPYGRLDNGNQLELFDCASGNNQRWHAPGLATPLGATG from the coding sequence ATGCGACCGGTCCGTCGGCCGGTCGCACTGGCGGGACTGGTCGTCCTGGCCCTGACCGTCACAACCATCGGCGCAACGCCCGCGTCGGCTGCGCACGCGGGCGCGGCACCGACCGCCCAGACGCCGCCGGAACGGCCGACGACCGAGCGGGAACGCGCGGAGAACACCGCGCTGGCCGAGGCCAAGCGCACCGGGAAGCCCGTTCCAGTACCGCTGGCGACGACCGAGACGGACACCTTGGTGGCCAACCCGGACGGCTCGCTGGGCCTGACGCGGAGCGTCGCTCCGCTGCGCATCAAGCGCGACGGCACATGGGCCGACCTGGACGCCACCCTGGTCAAGGCAGCCGACGGCACGCTCCGCCCGAAGGCCACGGTGAGCGGCCTGACCCTGTCCGGTGGCGGCACCACGCCGCTCGCCATGTTGGACCAGGACGGCAAACAGCTCGTGCTGAGCTGGCCCGAGCCACTTCCCGCACCCGTGCTGGATGGCGCGAGCGCCGTCTACCGCGAGGTCGTGCCGGGCACGGATCTGAAGGTGACGGCCGACGAGGGCGGCGGTATTTCCCAGATTCTCGTCGTGAAGTCCGCCGAGGCTGCCAAGCACCCGAAGCTCGCGAAGCTGACCACGGGCCTGAAGGGACAGGGCGTCACCGTCTCCGCCGACGCCAACGGCAACCTGAAGGCCACCGACACATCAGGTCGTACGGTCTTCCACGCTCCGACCCCGACCATGTGGGACTCCACCGCCCCCGCCCCCGTGCCGCTCGCCAAACCATCGAGCACCACCGCCGCGTTCTCCCAGACGGCGATCGGATCCGAGAGCATGGACGACGAGCCGGTCAAGTCCCTCTCGGACAGCGACGGCCCGGGCGACTCCGCCAAGGTCATCCGGCTCCAGGCGGACCTGGGCAAGGACTCCCTGGCCCTCACCCCGGACCAGTCCTTCCTGGCGGACCCCTCCACCGCCTACCCGGTCTACATCGACCCCGCCTGGACGCCCGACAGCCGCGGCACCCAGCACTGGGCCTGGGTCCAGGAGGCCTACCCGGACACCGTCAGCTACGACGACTACAGCGACACCTACGATCCCGGCGTCGGCTACCAGCGCTGGCGCACCAGGACGGGCCTGGAGCGGTACTACGTCCAACTGGACACCGGCGACCTCGGTGACAAGAGCATCAAGAAGGCGTCGTTCAACGCAACGCAGTCCTACGCGGCTGACGCCACCTGCTCCAACAGCTACAACGTAGACCTGCACTCCACCACGGACTTGCTCACCGACATCTCCTGGAACAGGCAACCGCGGGACTGGGAGGTGCTGCGCACGACCTCGATGAACAGCGCTGGCGGCTCCGGCTGCCCCGGCTCGACCACGCGCGGCGAGTGGGACGTACGCGACCACCTGGCGGGCAACGCCTGGCGCGGCAACGTCACGTACGCCCTCTTCGCGTCGAACGAGTCGAAGACGAGCGGCAACAACTCCTTCAAGCGCTTCACGCGGGACAAGAGCAAGCTGCCCTTCTTCTACATCGAGTACAACCGGCGTCCGTACGACCCGTGGGAGCTCAACACGAGCCCCGCCCCGCAGAACCCGAACGGGAACGGCTGCGGCTGGGTCGGCGCCACCAACTACGCCGGCCTCACCATCGGCGCCTGGATCGGCGACCCCGACGGCCAGGTGAACGACGCCATCTTCGAAGTCGTCGACACCGCCGGCGGCACCGTGGCGTACAGCAGCGGCTGGATCGGGGCAGCGAACGGAACCCACTGGGTTTCCGCCCACCCCACCAACCTCGCGGACGGCCGCACCTATTCGTGGCGCGTTACGGGCGGCGACGGCGACATGATGTCCGCCAACTGGGTCAGCGGATGCACGTTCTCGCTTGATACCCAGCCGCCGTCCGTCCCGGTCGTCACCTCCGGCGAGTACCCACCGTCCGGCACCCTGCCGGGCTCCACCAAGCACATCGGCCAGCCCGGAACGTTCAAGGTCAAGGCCACCGACGCCCTCAGCGGGGTGCTGTACTACGAGTGGGCCTTCAACTCAGCCATCCCAGTGGGCGGCGCCACCCGCGTTAACGCGGCCGCAGACGGCAGCGCCGCCATCCCGCTAACTCCGACGACCTGGGGCACCAACGTCCTGCGCGTCCAGTCCGTGGACCGCGCCGGCAACCGCTCACAGCAGCAGACATACACCTTCTACGTCCCCGACAATCCGAACGCCAAGACCACCCTCGGCGACATCACCGGCGACGAACGCGTCGACTTCGTCGCCCCCACGGCCAACGGCGACCTCGTGGTCTACCCGACCGCCATCGATCCCGCCGCCGGCGGCGTGATCGCCTCCAACGTGGCCAACAGCCCCGGCGGCAAGGGATGGGGCAGCGGCACCCTGACCACCCACCGCGGCGGCAACGGCATCCGCATCGACGACCTGTGGACCTACCGCGACGGACAGCTCAAGCTCTACCGCAACTCCCTCACCCAGGGCGGACTCGCAGCCAACGGCGGCCTCTACTACCACGCCTCCAAAGCCCTAACCGTCCAGCGACCCTACGTCGACGACTGCACCGTCGCAGCCACGGGCCAGCCCTGCGGGAGCGAATACGCTGAGAACTGGACCCGGGTCAAGCAGATCCTCGCCGTCGGCGACGCCCTGCCAGAAGCGGGCGCCACACCTCGCAATGACCTGCTCACCGTGGAGAACGACGGCACGAACAGCTCGCTGGTGCTCTTGCAGGGCACCAGCGCGGACGGCGAACTACGCGATCCCGTCGTGCTCGTCCTCAGCCCATCCGGCTGGGACAACCTGACCCTTATCGCCCCCGGTGACGCCACCGGTGACGGTCTCCCTGATCTCTGGGCACGCGACAACACCACCGGCGACATCTACCAGTACGCCAACATCGCCGGAAACCCGGCGGCCCTGGGCGACCACACCAAACGCACCAAGATCGGCTCCGGCGTCAAGGCGGCCACGCACCCCGTCATCGGCTCCTCCGGCGACACCAGCGCCGACGGCATCGCTGACCTGTGGGCCCTGGACAGCCTGCACCGCCTGCGTACCTGGGACGGCGTCGCCACCTCCGGAAAGGTCACCGGATTCCGCTCCGGCCACACCATGGGCGACGCCCGCATCTCCACCGCCCACTGGAAGCTGAACGAAGGCTCGGGCAGCACCGCCGTCGACCTGCGCGGCAGCAACAACGCCACCCTCAGTGCCACCGGTGCCACCAGGGGCGACGACACCGTGGCAGGCGCCACCACCAAGGTCGTCGCCCTCAACGGAACCAGCGGAACCGTCACCGCCACCAAGCCCGGCGTCGACACCACCCGCAGCTTCACCGTCTCCGCCTGGGCCAAGTCCGCCCTGCCCACCGGCGTCGTCCTCAGCCAGGACGGAGCGCACTCCAGCGACTTCATGCTCTGGCACGACCAAGACGGCACCTGGCGGTTCGCAATGTCCAAGAGGGACGACGCCGGCTGGGACTACGACCAGACCATCGTCATGAACGACGCCGTCAAAGCCCAGCTCAACGTCTGGACCCAACTCACCGCCACCTACGACGACCGAACCGGCCTGATCGCCCTCTACGTCAACGGCACCCTCGCCGGCACCGGCCACCACACCAAAGCCAACACATGGAACGCCACCGGCCCCCTGGTCATGGGTCGCTACAAGACGGCGAGCAAGCCCGCTGCGTACTTCAAGGGCAGCATCAGCAACGTCTCCGTCTACAACCACTCCACCGTCCCCTCGGCAACCAGCACCACCCTGGTCTCAGCCGTCAGCAGCACCAAGTGCGTGGACGACGACTTCGGACGCACGGACGAAGGCACACGCATCCAGATCTGGGACTGCAACACCACACCAGGCACCTCGCAACTGTTCAACATCCGCGAGAACGGTGAAATGCGCGTCGTCGGCAAATGCGTGACCGCCACCGGCGGAGGCACCGCGAACCGCACCCTCATCCAGCTCAACACCTGCAACAGCGCCGGAAGCCAGCAATGGCTTCCCACCGCCACCCACGGCTTCTACAACCCACAATCCGGCCGCTGCCTCGACCTACCGTACGGACGCCTCGACAACGGCAACCAACTCGAACTGTTCGACTGCGCCAGCGGCAACAACCAACGCTGGCACGCCCCCGGCCTCGCCACACCTCTGGGAGCCACCGGCTGA